From the Candidatus Neomarinimicrobiota bacterium genome, the window GGCCATGGACTGAAATTCCATGATATTCATTTCCAGTCTTTCGATTTCCTGTCGAATCAGGTCAAGGTCTTGAGCTTTTATGGGAGCCACCTGTGCACTCTGCATGAGAGTATGAATCTCTTCAATATGGGGTGTTCTTTTTGCCTGCTCCTCAAGTGAAGGGATGAAAATTGAAATGTCTTCCACAGAGGCCACGGAAGGTAATTCTTTGGCCTTCTTGCGAAGCTCACGGGACTCCTCCACGCTTTCTGAAACGAGATAGGCGAAGTCCATGCTCAGGTCAAATTTATCCTGGACCGTGTCCTGGAGCATAATGCTGGGTAGCCCCTCAGCCTCAAGATCCATCATATTATGATTAAATGTGATTTGCCGGGCACTGAAACCCATGAGAATGGTGATCACAACTACGGCGGCGAGACTGAGCCAGGGATTGTCCTGAATAAACAGGCCAGCTTTACCCAGTGGTTTGAGCGTGAGATCTCGTAGGGTAACCTCGGCGGAGAGGCCCTTTTTTAGCTGTTTTTTTTCATACCGACGTTCTCTTACAACCAGGAAGACCGGGAGCAATACAAAGCTGGAAATCATAACTGCTATGAGTCCTATGGCGGTTACCAGGCCCAGTTCGCTCATGGCCCGGGAGTCACCAATCATTAGCGCTAGAAAAGCTACAGAAGTTGTCAGTGCGCCTGTTGACACACCACCACCACTTTTTTGCAGGCCAGCAAGGGTGGCTGCTTCCAGAGAGAGTCCCTTGCCGCGCATTTCCGTAAAGGTTGAAATAATATGAATGGAGAAATCGATACCCAGACCAATCAATATGATCATGAACATGGCCGTCATAATATTTAACACGGGAACCACCACAGCCACAATACCAGCTGCCCAGATCAAGCCAACAATCAGATTGAGCAGGGCAAGGGCGGGGGCCATGGCCATCCTGAAAGCCACGTAAAGTAGTGCACCAATGAGGAAGAAGGAAAGTCCCATGGATATCTCAAGACCCTGAGAACTATAATACATTTCATCCCGACCAACTGCTATGGCACCTGAGAGCCCGGCTTGCACATGGGGGTGATCTTTCAGAACGTCGTTGAGAACGGCCTGAACAGCATCGGTTCCATCTACAATCATGAAAGCATCCATCATGCTGAAGGTGGGTATGAGATTCATGATCAGGGCTTCTCTGTCGTAGGAGAGGAAATAGGGTTCACCCAATAATAGTTTATCCACAGCTGCTTCAGCAGCCGGAACTGAAATGGTTCCAGTTTTCAGGGTTTGTTCCATGGTCCCAAGCCAGCTATTGATACCGTTGAGAAAGACCAGCGCACCATCTTCCTCTTCCCTGGTTGACATGGATTCATCAGGTTGGATGTATTCTTTTTCAAAGGAGTTGTTCATGTTGGTCAACAAGCCGGCCAGACCGGGATCCTGGAAAATGTCCTTCATGTTTTTCAGATCATCTTCCTTCATGAGCATAAAGCCATGCTCTTTCATGAAATCCAGATCAGCTTTATAGTCGACGCGGCGGACATAAATTGCTGGCTCCTTGTCCTTGCCTGGAATGGTCAGCGAATCAAGGACCCGGGGGGCCAGATCATCAGCGAAGGCCTTGATGTCCGCTTCCTTGCCCTGAGCCACCACGATAATGCTGGAGGCAGATTGAAATTCCTCCAGGATGCGGTCGAATTCAAGGGTGCGTTTATCTCCTTCTGGGAGCATGTCCGACCATTTGGGCGTCATGGACATTCCACCTGAAAGGACCAGGGTTATTAGGGTTATGCCTGCCATTATCCAGAGCATGAGACTGGTTTTGTTTACAGCCAGGTCGGCCAGCTTTTTGATTAATCGAGCTCTCATGATTAACCCTTTCTTGAGTAGTAATTAAATTTAGAAAAACACGTAACCGTAAAGTTCGCAGAGGGCGCGAAGGCTTTGACGTTTAAGGAAGCGGGGTGATAGTGCTTAAAAATCACTGCGAACCCTGAGGCGAAGGCCCCAGTCCTGTAGTCCGAATTCTGCATTCTCCTCACCCCAGAACAGGCTGCCCTGGAGGGAGATATTGGTGTCTTCAAAGGCGTTCCAGTCAAGCTGAGGAGCCAGTGTTCCACTATTGTCGTTAAAATTTGCTATAACAAGGCTGCTCAGCGTGATATAATCGAAGGTGGGGTGCTTGGCATAGAAAAAGGCATAGTCCTGCATGAGGCTGTGAGTCTGGCCGCCCAGTGAAGCAAAGTAATCAGCAATGCTTAGTTGAGATATTTGGTCAGGCCGGTATCCATTGTGGAGAAATTCCGTCAGCACATAGAGAGAGTTGTCGAAGGTGTGGTCAGCCCCAAGAACAACCTCAGAATAGGAATTGATATTAGATACCGGGGGGATTAATAGAGCAGCCCATATGGGTATTCCACCGCTGTAATCAATTTTATTGTATCCATATTCCACCCAGATTCCACAGCCGAGGATTTCCCCGACCACACTACCCCCGATTAGTAGTTTTTTATCCAACTCTGTATATCCATAAGCAAGGCTTCTGACAGACTGCCAGCGGTGTTGGGCTACCGTCACTTCAAAATCAAAATGTCCCGCGCCACCCCTTAACCACACCTGCCTGGTAGAATTATCCCAATTACTTTCTGGCTTCAGGGCAATACTCAAGGAGGAGCGGCTATCCAGGGGCAGGTCAAGACGAATAGCTGGTACACCGGTTTGTTCGTAACTGGGATCTAATAGAGACTTGGTGTTGAAAATGTCGGTGGGGTTCCAGGCATATCCTACTCCGGGAGATAGTTGTTGCCTTCCCACAGTGAGGTCTGCCCAGGGGAAAGAAATGCGCATATACAGATTGTCGACGAGGATGGTGTCACGTATCTCTTCGATTAATTCAAGTCCGGAGTCTGAGTATCCCGGCAGAAAGTCGTATATATTCCAGCTGGTTTTCCCCCAGTACTTTTCAACATTCAGATTGGCGCCGATAAGCACATTGTCTGAGGGGCGGGCTTCCACATCAAGACGAAATTTGTTATAGCCGAACTTATAACTTATTGATCCAAGCTGCATCACATCAGCTTCAGATTCGAAGTAGCCAAAAAACTCTGGCTGTGCTAACAGCAGTGTCGGCAGCAGAAAAAATATCCCCCAGTATTTCATTTCTTCAAATTCCTTTCAGAGAAGAAGCCCTGAGGTGGTTCCCAGGCATAGGTGATTTCCAGATTTCTCATGGTTGTGCTTGACCGTTCTTTATGGTCGGTCATGACCATAATCATGGCGGTGGGATAATCCTCAATCATCTGGATGTCACTGAGCAGTAGAGATTTGGAGTTGAATCCTTTTTCATCGTAATAATCTAGAGCTACAGGGAAATAGTCTGACTGTCGGGCCCATAGGATAATTTTTGGATAGGGTGGGTCCTGTTCGGTGATACCCAGGAGTTCTACTTTCCAGACCAATTCGCTGTCACGGGTTTCCTCTGCCAGGAGTGTTGATGTAAATTTTGTCTGAAAAACATCTCCCCCGCCCATGTCTTCATAGGTGAAGTCAGAGCCTTGCATTTTTTGTTTTTTGGCATGAGAAGCAAGTTTGCGAACCCGTTTGGTCCGAGGGAAATAGCTCCAGATATCATCGGCATTGTTCAGCATGAGAAAGGCCTGGCCTCGAATTGCTGCTGGTTTAGTGTAGCGGGTCAGCGAGCTTTTACCTTTCTCAGCGGCCCAGGATTCGAACTCGAAAACCCGCTCCTTACCAGAACTGGTTATAATGGTTTGGGTTCCCCTGGAGTATGAATTCTCAGGTGACATGATGGTGGTGACTCGGTCGATAATTTCAGTTCCGGTTGGTGCTTGAGCAAACAGGCAGGAGAAGGAGATCAGGGAAAATAAAACTATTCTTGCCTTCATCGTTCCAGTCCTTTCATAAAACTGTCTATACCTTCGACGAGGGCCCTGTCATAAGCTGCTCGGTCATGGTTGAGCATAAATTGCCAGACAAAACCATCGATAAATGCCAGGGCTAGTGTTGCGACGCCATCAAAATTCATATCTCGAAAGTCTTCAGCCATGACACCAGCCTTCAAGATGTTGATGACGAAATGTTTCATCTTTTCATAAGATGCTGAAAGCTGTGTGGATTCATGCTCGCCACGTTGAATAGCCCTGGCACCCTGAGCCCACATTTCAGTGATGATGAGCATGGCTTCGTCCATTTCGAAGATGATTTCAATATTCATACGCATAAACGTACGCAGTTTGTCTCGGGGACTGAGATCCATGGCATACAGGGTTTCTGAAGCATCCACCATGTCGTTCATGATGGTGTCAACCATGGCATGAAATATCTCTTCCTTGCTGCTGAAGTATTCATATACAGTGCCTTTGCCGATACCGGCCTCTTTGGCAATGTCGGCGATTTTGCCTTTCTCTAAGCCATCTCTGGCAAAAATATGGATAGCGGCTCTGATTATTGCGTCTGCTTTTGCAGGATCTTTTTGTAGGGGACTCATAGTGGATTACCTCCTAAGGTTGAGTATGGCTGGAAAATATGACCGAACAGTCGGTCAGGCAAGTATTTTTTGGTGTTTCAACATAGTTTTTCCATAAATGCCATTCCAGTATATCTTAGACCACCATAGAATAACCTGGAGCGTTGAAAACAGCAAAATGAGAACACCTCGCCATGCTTAAGCACATGATGAAGCAACCTAAACGCCGGGTGCACATAATAGCACTTGTGGGAATGGTCATCTCACTCATGCTAAGTCTTGGGTCCTGTTGCTCAGAAGACCCCTATGCTGATTACCTCAATTTAATCATAACCACAGAGCCAAAGTCTCTGGATCCTGCCTTATCTGCTGATATTACAACGGGAGTTATAACTGCCTTGATGTATGACAACCTCGTCCGCTTTGGAACCGGCAGTGAAATCCTGCCTGGTCTGGCGAAATCATGGGAGGTGTCAGAGGATGGCTTGAGTTATATGTTCCACTTGCGAAGTGACGTCACTTTTTGGGACGGGAAACCCTTTTTATCAACTGACGTGAAGTATTCGTTCGAACGAGTACTGGATCCAGATACCCGATCTCCCCAAACCTGGTTGCTATCACCGATAAAGGGGGCTAGCGACTATATGCAGGGAAACGCAGATGAAGTGAGGGGTATAAGTGTAATTAATGATACGACAGTTCAGATAAACCTTACCTTTCCCTTTGCACCTTTCATAGGTTTTCTGGGTGCCCCGGCCACATCCATAGTGCCAGAATATGATGGTCAAGAGGTTGATTTTAAAATTTCACCGATTGGAACCGGACCATGGGTTTATCAAGAATGGCAAGCGGACAGACAGATACGTTTTAAGCGAAACGATAACTATTATGATGGTCCTGCAAAATTAAAAGGACTGTTATTAAATAATATGCCGGAAGTTTTAACTTCAGCCGTTGAGTTTGAGGCAGGTAACCTGGATGTGATGACTATTCCCAACTCTGAATTTAAGTATTGGACCCGGTCCACAGCCTGGCAGCCATACATTCACAAGCTTGATGAGCTAGGCATCTATTATTTGGCCATGAATGTCCAGAGAAAGCCCTTCGATGACCAAAGAGTAAGGCAGGCTGTCACCCTGGCCATTGATAGAGAAAAGATCATTCATCGCATAATGCACAATAGTGCAACATTAGCGCTAGGCCCGATACCGCCAGGACTTGAAGGCTATGACTCTACTAGAGTTCCTGTTAAATACGACCCGCAAGCTGCACGAAATCTATTAAAAGAGGCGGGATACACAGAAGGTTGTGAATTTGATTTGTGGGTAGACCCCGGTGCCGCGGTTTCACAAACCCTGGAGGCAATACAGCACTATCTCAATGAATCCGGCTTTATTGTTCATCTTGTTCGCAATGATTGGAATATGATGCGGGATGCCATGCGTAAGGGTGAAACTGACGCCTATTGGGGAAACTGGTGGGCAGACTATGCCGATTCAGAAAACTTCCTGGCCCCCCTCTTTCATTCTGATAATGCAGCACGCCGAAACAGATACTCCAATTCAGATGTCGATCGATCAATTGAAAAACTACAGCAAAGTTTGGATCCACTAGACAGAAAACTATTGGCCATGGAAATTGATAGTGTACTCATAGAAGAGGCACCCTATGCTTTTATGTGGTACCCGACATCTTATACTGTGGTGCAACCAAATTTAAAAGGCTATGTACCCCATCTTATGCCAAACGCTAATAAATATACCGACGTTTATTTCGAAGATTAGGACACATCATGAACAACATTGATTCTCATCCCATTCTAGGACAATTAAACGAAACCCAAAGACGTCTCACTAATGTTGCAGAAATTCAGACTGCTCTCGCCGAGCGAAGACGGGTCATGGAGCGGGACGGGAAATACACAACCATTGTTGCTGGCGTAATCGGTATCAGTGGCTTGTTTTTCATGAACCCACTCCCCTTCTATCTGGTTCTTGGCCTCCTGGTGATTGGCCTGCCAATGGTCTGGCGCCATCTTGTGAAAGAAGCTCGGGAATTTGTTATGACTGATGATGAGATAGAAGAAAAATTGAAGATAGAAGATAGAAGATAGAAAAAAGATGGGGAAGAAATGAGGACAGGTGGTGATATGAAGGCGGGAAGAAACAGAACTGACAATTTTCCCAATCAATCAAAAACATGAATGTTAACCCCATCAAACTCACTAAACTCATAGAACTCAATAACTCAATAACTCAATAACTCATAAACTCTAACAGGTAAAAACATGCCCCTGATAAATGACCCAACTGCTATCCTGGTTTATCTGATCTCCCTAATTGGCCTGATATACTTTATAAAACAACAGCCCTGGGCATCAAAAATATTCGATATCATCCCCCCTGTCATATGGGTCTATTTCCTACCCATGATATCCACCACACTGGGGATCACTCCAGAACAATCTGATCTATATGGATGGGTGAAAACATACCTCCTTCCTGCAGCCCTGGTATTGTTGCTTTTGTCTGCTGATGTAAAGGCCATTTCCAAGCTTGGACCCAAAGCCCTGGGAACCATGCTGGCTGGAACCATTGGAATTGTTCTCGGGGGTGTCATCAGTCTGGCCATCTTTGGTCGTTGGTTGCCTGAGGATGCCTGGCAAGGCATGGGCGCTTTATCGGGATCATGGATTGGCGGGAGCTCCAACATGGTTGCCGTGGGAACCTCAATTGGCGTAAGGGACGAATTGTTTGGGGTGATGATCATTGTGGATACCGTCGTTGGATATGGCTGGATGGGTGTCGTGATATTCATTTCGGCCTTCCAGACAAGACTGGATAAATGGAATAAAGTTACCTCCTCACCGGTGAATGAACTCGCCAATCACATGGCGACTTCGGATCATCAAAAGAAAGAGGTCTTAACCTTTCCAGGTTTGATCTATATGCTGGTAATTGGAATAGGTCTCGGATATGTGTGTCTCATAGCCGGTGAATTTCTCCCCGATCTTGGAAAGGTGGTTACCAGTTTTGGCTGGACGGTGATCCTGGTTTCCATTGTTGGGCTGGGTCTCTCATTCACACCAGTGGCAAAACTTGAAAAACAGGGCGCCTCACATCTTGGAAACATATTTTTGTACATTCTCCTGGCAACCATTGGCGCCAAGGCTGATCTACGTTCCATCACTGAAGCACCAATGTTTCTCATGGTGGGGGTTGTGTGGATAGGCATTCATGCCACGGTGTTGTTTAGCGTGGGCCGACTGTTAAAGGCACCCATGTTCCTCATCGCAACCAGCTCCCAGGCCAATATTGGAGGTGTGGTGAGCGCACCCATCGTTGCTTCTGTTTACCAGAAGGGCATGGCTCCGGTTGGATTGCTCATGGGGGTTCTGGGAAATATCCTGGGTCTGTATTTTGGGTTTCTCACCGCCCAGCTTATGGAATGGGTGAGCAGGCTTTAAAATAAATTTGGAAATCACCTTTGGTTTCGACTACTGTATGGCGGGGCAGGTAGGCTCTGTGTGACACCTCAATGTCCAGGGTCGTGCTCCGGCCCTTGAGCTCCCCTTTCTGTCATTGCGAGAAGCGTAGCGACGAAGCAATCTCCGCATTCAGGATAGGTTCGAGATTTATCTCTCTTAGCCTTGGCATAGAGAGATAGCTTCGTCGGCTATTGGTCTCATCCAACCTAACCCTTCGGGTATACTTCGTCCCTCGCACTTCGACTCCGCTTAGTGTGACAGCCAGGGATGACACAAGCTCAACGTGACACCCCCAGGGTGACAGCTCAACGTCCGGACTGATAAACGTCAATGTTACTGTTTCTTTCAAACACCTGCCTTTCATATCATCATAAATTTCTTATTATAATTCAATGAACCAGTGGAACTATCAGCAAGGCCCTCAACGCATGCGATTTGGCCCTAACAAAATGGGTGAGGGAGTACGTCAACTCCTCATCGCCAATGTTGTTGTGTTTTTGCTCACCCAGATCATGGGCATGCCCATCTGGGCCAATTGGTTTGGTTTGAACCCCCATGATGTCATTTTTGGTCTGCGCATCTGGCAGCCCTTTACCTATATGTTTTTGCATGGTGGTTTCTGGCACATCGCCATGAATATGCTTATGCTGTGGATGTTTGGTTCAGAACTGGAAGGGATCTGGGGTCGCAAAGAGTTCCTACGGTTCTATGTGGTGACTGGCGCCGGAGCCGGCGTCTTCTCTCTGGTTCCATATTTTATTGGTGTTCTCGGTGGGTACCGGGGAACCATTCCCTCCATTATCGGCGCTAGCGGGGCCATCTACGCCATTTTGCTAGCCTATGCCGTGACCTATCCTGACCGCAAAGTGCTGGTCTATATGCTGGTGCCCATCAAGGTAAAATACCTCATGCTTATTATGGGCTTTATGACCTTTGTCTCGGTTGGAAATGGTGACGGAATCAGCCATATAACTCATTTGGGCGGGCTGGTTGTGGGCTGGTTTTATCTGAGAAGAAATGGGCGCTACCGCGGTCTAAATATTCCCTGGAGACAGTGGCTTGGAAGACTTACTAAAATTCGATTCATCAATGACGATGCCCAGCGTAAGACGGGACCATCCGCCTCCAAACCTCAGCAAAAGGGTTGGCACCGTGTCAGGAGTGAAACTGAATTACGAAAAGAGATGGATGCCCTCCTGGATAAGATTACAAAAGTGGGTTACGAGAATCTTAGTAATGCCGAAAAAGAGCGCCTGTTGGAATTATCCTCACAGCTTTCAAATGATGGGAATCATCTGGACTAAACGCATCGGTTTTCACCGACCCTTCAAAATCTTCTATTCAACCACAATTTCTATGAGTGCTGTCACATCCCTCACATTGATGTCAAAATCATGATTGATATCTGAGAGATAAAAGGTCACGGGATCAGGAACCCCCATACCCACAATGCCCTCAATGAGCAGTACGACATCAAGAATGTTGACCACTCCATCATCATTGATATCCGGCGGTTCTGGCAATGCTGCCGCATAAATGGGTTCAAAGATAATTTCACCACCACCTTCTTCGTTATCATATAGCGTGGCATCGACTTCAGAAAGATCCAGACCAAGCCAATAATTATTCTGAGCCATAATGGGGGAAGATGTATCATTCCAGATGTGCCAGGTCTGCCCTTCAAAACTGTTGTCATAGAATAAATTGAGACCATCATCACCGGGATAATCATTGACCATATCACCCAGGTTGGGAGAGGCACCCACGATAAGTGAAACCCCATAATAATTACCACCGATAAAATTTCCCATGACAATACCAACGGAAGATGCATAACCAGCGTAGATACCGGCACCGGAATTAAAATTGCCTTCCTGGTAGTTGGCCACGATAACATTATCCAGGATATAGGCCGGGGCGCTCACAACAGTGATCCCGGTATAATTACCCCTGATAAAATTGCCCCTTATTACAGGAGCTGCGACTGAGGTTAAGGTCCAGACGCCCACGCCCTGACCATGATTATTTTCGATAATATTATTCTCAATGACCTGGGGGGAACAGGAGTCGATAAAGAGAGCAGGATGATTGAAATCATTCACAGAATTCCCAATCAATTGGCAGCCAGAAACTTCCACCTCATCTGATTGCAGAATTTTAATACCATAATCACCGCAATTACTAATGTGTGAATTACGAACGTATGAAGAGTCAACATTTGAAAATGAAATGCCCGTCTCTGCGGTATCATCAATTCGACAGCCATGCAGCCGAGCCCTGCCGCTGATTATTTTGATACCTCCATCGAGCTCATTAAAGGCACAGTTATTCATGTCGAGCAAGCCATTGTCACCCCTGACACTGCCGCCATTGTGGAAAAGCACTCCTGTGGCGAACAAGACACCCTGGACCCTGAACTCGAAAGAGGAATCCAGATCAATACCAACCCCGTCATCAATGATCAAGGTGTCCCCAAAAGCAACAATACAATTGGCCGTCAAGCGATAAGGGTTACCCTGCATATCCCAGACACCGCTCACATTCCCACTAACCAGGGTTTGCGACATCAGGTTGCTCAGGAGTAAAAGCAGGAGAAATATTTTATTACGCATTGGTTGATTCCTTCATCGTTGATGGAAGATAAATCAATTCAATTGCTTTTAATCATTCAAATGGATAATAATTTGAGCACGTACAAAAACAGTATCGCGGAGATGGTTATGATTGATATCAGTTCAAAGATGCAAGAGCAATATAGTCGGGATGGGTACATCCGGGTCACCAATGGGGTTGATGCGGCTAGTCTTGGACAACTTGCCGTTGAACTCCGTGACCTCATGGCAAAACTGAACCCCAATTCTGATCCCATTGAAATGCGCTCAACCTATAAACGGGCTTTTACCCAGGTCACCAACCTGTGGCAGAAATCCGAGGCAGTCAAAAAGTTCGTTTTCCGAAAAGACCTGGCTGAAATCGCCGCCAATATCATGGGCATTAAAGGCGTTCGCCTCTATCATGACCAGGCGCTGTTCAAGGAGGCTGGGGGAGGGGCAACACCCTGGCATGTGGATCAGGTTTACTGGCCCCTGGATACGGTAAACACCTGCACCTTCTGGATTCCCCTCCAGAAAACCCCTTTAGAAATGGGCACCCTGTCATTTGCCCAGGGGAGTCATTTGAAAACCGGTGGGAGAGACATGGTCATCAACGATGCCAGTGAGGCCTTCTTTTCTCAATATGTAAAGGACTCTGGTTTTGAGGTCAGTTCTGATGAGTTTGAACTTGGAGATATCAGCATACATGCAGGTTGGACTGTTCATCGTGCCGGTCCGAACCTCACCAGCACACCCAGAGAGGTCATGACCATCATCTATATGGCTGATGACACCTGTTTGTTAAAATCTCCCAGCACAACCCAGTATGTGGACCGGGATGCCTTTACGCCAGATGTTCAACCTAGAGAGCTTATCGCCACGCCCCTTAATCCAGTCCTTTTCAGGAAAAACTAGAGCGCTTCAGTATCCCTGCTTTCAGTTGGAGTCTCAGGTATCTTTTCTGAGGCGGTCGGTGCCTGCAGAGATCAATGATGAAGAGCCATGGCCTGCTCTAGGATCAAATCTCTTCCAAGTTCTATATCAGCCGCTGTCTGGATGACTTGAATGTCAGGGGTTACCCCCAGCCCTTCAATCGGCCGACCATCATAAGCTTCAAAATATTCTGTCCCAATATAGACGCTCTTCCCACTGGGTAATTCATATTCACCAACAGTTTCAATGGTGGCATTTGAAGATGCCACACCGGCGCCACCTGTTGTGTCACCTACCACAGTGACCTGAGGCAATTGTTTCAGTATCTCAGTCGTCCATTCAGGTGCGCTGATGGTCGTACCGTTGATCAAAACCACAACGGGGTTGGTATAGATATGGGGTCCCCGGGGCTGAAATTGAGGCAGCTCGATCAGCTCACCCAAGCGGTAATAGCTGGGCTTATTCA encodes:
- a CDS encoding MMPL family transporter, whose protein sequence is MRARLIKKLADLAVNKTSLMLWIMAGITLITLVLSGGMSMTPKWSDMLPEGDKRTLEFDRILEEFQSASSIIVVAQGKEADIKAFADDLAPRVLDSLTIPGKDKEPAIYVRRVDYKADLDFMKEHGFMLMKEDDLKNMKDIFQDPGLAGLLTNMNNSFEKEYIQPDESMSTREEEDGALVFLNGINSWLGTMEQTLKTGTISVPAAEAAVDKLLLGEPYFLSYDREALIMNLIPTFSMMDAFMIVDGTDAVQAVLNDVLKDHPHVQAGLSGAIAVGRDEMYYSSQGLEISMGLSFFLIGALLYVAFRMAMAPALALLNLIVGLIWAAGIVAVVVPVLNIMTAMFMIILIGLGIDFSIHIISTFTEMRGKGLSLEAATLAGLQKSGGGVSTGALTTSVAFLALMIGDSRAMSELGLVTAIGLIAVMISSFVLLPVFLVVRERRYEKKQLKKGLSAEVTLRDLTLKPLGKAGLFIQDNPWLSLAAVVVITILMGFSARQITFNHNMMDLEAEGLPSIMLQDTVQDKFDLSMDFAYLVSESVEESRELRKKAKELPSVASVEDISIFIPSLEEQAKRTPHIEEIHTLMQSAQVAPIKAQDLDLIRQEIERLEMNIMEFQSMAFLGGQDKVYRRCTEIVGSVENPPAITIFSHIYGLFDQGPSIVTTKLNAFQDAYASYFTASVLKMANASSLSLEMLPESIVDRYASKDRSLFLTTVLPSGNIWQDKLFMEQFANELETVSERTTGMPVIMRALIDIIGRDGRNAAYLTLILVYLILLLDFRSFKYALIAMLPLATGAVWMVGLMQLFGFQLDMMNVMALPLILGIGIDDGVHVVHRWRLEGPRSANIVLSSTGKAVLLTSLTTILAFGSMMFSPFRGYASLSYALIFGVGACFFTTIIILPAFMGLLDKKK
- a CDS encoding outer membrane lipoprotein-sorting protein encodes the protein MKARIVLFSLISFSCLFAQAPTGTEIIDRVTTIMSPENSYSRGTQTIITSSGKERVFEFESWAAEKGKSSLTRYTKPAAIRGQAFLMLNNADDIWSYFPRTKRVRKLASHAKKQKMQGSDFTYEDMGGGDVFQTKFTSTLLAEETRDSELVWKVELLGITEQDPPYPKIILWARQSDYFPVALDYYDEKGFNSKSLLLSDIQMIEDYPTAMIMVMTDHKERSSTTMRNLEITYAWEPPQGFFSERNLKK
- a CDS encoding TetR/AcrR family transcriptional regulator; this encodes MSPLQKDPAKADAIIRAAIHIFARDGLEKGKIADIAKEAGIGKGTVYEYFSSKEEIFHAMVDTIMNDMVDASETLYAMDLSPRDKLRTFMRMNIEIIFEMDEAMLIITEMWAQGARAIQRGEHESTQLSASYEKMKHFVINILKAGVMAEDFRDMNFDGVATLALAFIDGFVWQFMLNHDRAAYDRALVEGIDSFMKGLER
- a CDS encoding ABC transporter substrate-binding protein codes for the protein MLKHMMKQPKRRVHIIALVGMVISLMLSLGSCCSEDPYADYLNLIITTEPKSLDPALSADITTGVITALMYDNLVRFGTGSEILPGLAKSWEVSEDGLSYMFHLRSDVTFWDGKPFLSTDVKYSFERVLDPDTRSPQTWLLSPIKGASDYMQGNADEVRGISVINDTTVQINLTFPFAPFIGFLGAPATSIVPEYDGQEVDFKISPIGTGPWVYQEWQADRQIRFKRNDNYYDGPAKLKGLLLNNMPEVLTSAVEFEAGNLDVMTIPNSEFKYWTRSTAWQPYIHKLDELGIYYLAMNVQRKPFDDQRVRQAVTLAIDREKIIHRIMHNSATLALGPIPPGLEGYDSTRVPVKYDPQAARNLLKEAGYTEGCEFDLWVDPGAAVSQTLEAIQHYLNESGFIVHLVRNDWNMMRDAMRKGETDAYWGNWWADYADSENFLAPLFHSDNAARRNRYSNSDVDRSIEKLQQSLDPLDRKLLAMEIDSVLIEEAPYAFMWYPTSYTVVQPNLKGYVPHLMPNANKYTDVYFED
- a CDS encoding DUF819 family protein yields the protein MPLINDPTAILVYLISLIGLIYFIKQQPWASKIFDIIPPVIWVYFLPMISTTLGITPEQSDLYGWVKTYLLPAALVLLLLSADVKAISKLGPKALGTMLAGTIGIVLGGVISLAIFGRWLPEDAWQGMGALSGSWIGGSSNMVAVGTSIGVRDELFGVMIIVDTVVGYGWMGVVIFISAFQTRLDKWNKVTSSPVNELANHMATSDHQKKEVLTFPGLIYMLVIGIGLGYVCLIAGEFLPDLGKVVTSFGWTVILVSIVGLGLSFTPVAKLEKQGASHLGNIFLYILLATIGAKADLRSITEAPMFLMVGVVWIGIHATVLFSVGRLLKAPMFLIATSSQANIGGVVSAPIVASVYQKGMAPVGLLMGVLGNILGLYFGFLTAQLMEWVSRL
- a CDS encoding rhomboid family intramembrane serine protease, with translation MRFGPNKMGEGVRQLLIANVVVFLLTQIMGMPIWANWFGLNPHDVIFGLRIWQPFTYMFLHGGFWHIAMNMLMLWMFGSELEGIWGRKEFLRFYVVTGAGAGVFSLVPYFIGVLGGYRGTIPSIIGASGAIYAILLAYAVTYPDRKVLVYMLVPIKVKYLMLIMGFMTFVSVGNGDGISHITHLGGLVVGWFYLRRNGRYRGLNIPWRQWLGRLTKIRFINDDAQRKTGPSASKPQQKGWHRVRSETELRKEMDALLDKITKVGYENLSNAEKERLLELSSQLSNDGNHLD
- a CDS encoding right-handed parallel beta-helix repeat-containing protein, producing the protein MRNKIFLLLLLLSNLMSQTLVSGNVSGVWDMQGNPYRLTANCIVAFGDTLIIDDGVGIDLDSSFEFRVQGVLFATGVLFHNGGSVRGDNGLLDMNNCAFNELDGGIKIISGRARLHGCRIDDTAETGISFSNVDSSYVRNSHISNCGDYGIKILQSDEVEVSGCQLIGNSVNDFNHPALFIDSCSPQVIENNIIENNHGQGVGVWTLTSVAAPVIRGNFIRGNYTGITVVSAPAYILDNVIVANYQEGNFNSGAGIYAGYASSVGIVMGNFIGGNYYGVSLIVGASPNLGDMVNDYPGDDGLNLFYDNSFEGQTWHIWNDTSSPIMAQNNYWLGLDLSEVDATLYDNEEGGGEIIFEPIYAAALPEPPDINDDGVVNILDVVLLIEGIVGMGVPDPVTFYLSDINHDFDINVRDVTALIEIVVE
- a CDS encoding phytanoyl-CoA dioxygenase family protein, yielding MIDISSKMQEQYSRDGYIRVTNGVDAASLGQLAVELRDLMAKLNPNSDPIEMRSTYKRAFTQVTNLWQKSEAVKKFVFRKDLAEIAANIMGIKGVRLYHDQALFKEAGGGATPWHVDQVYWPLDTVNTCTFWIPLQKTPLEMGTLSFAQGSHLKTGGRDMVINDASEAFFSQYVKDSGFEVSSDEFELGDISIHAGWTVHRAGPNLTSTPREVMTIIYMADDTCLLKSPSTTQYVDRDAFTPDVQPRELIATPLNPVLFRKN